A stretch of Anolis sagrei isolate rAnoSag1 chromosome X, rAnoSag1.mat, whole genome shotgun sequence DNA encodes these proteins:
- the UBE3B gene encoding ubiquitin-protein ligase E3B, whose product MFGGPASSSSCPSSSTSSSCTSKKAEFLDKARQAREERRGQKEREKAALRIQALLRGHAARQRLRTHLRKEVDEFFLPEESVNPNKKTALSIFRIARKLLFIFHLQHDKERFEKLCRCILNSMEAENEPKVWYVSLALSKDLTLLWIKQLKDVLWLCCNFLKILKPDILQDSKLVNLHLTMLVTFTDPATWKILRGKGEALRPAMSHICANVMGHLNQKGFYSVLQILLTSGLARSRPSFSKGSLTAAFSLALRPVVAAQFSDNLLRCFLIHILSVPAIATHIATLTPERLVVIESHDLLRKFILFLSREEQCRDVCVCLEGSHTLCLLGNLIYLASLNDRVLEEEAAHFVRVLTWMLCYCQKYVSQKKSNLTHWHPVLGWFSQAVDYGLNESMPLLTRQLQHLWGVHLIRILFSDVLSKKLQENQDGARTQAPAASPQNSLPMKNLFKRAFQKSASVRHILKPVGGKRVDSAEVQKVCSICVLYQMALTTLTQIRLQILTGLTYLDDLLPKLWAFICELGPQGGLKLFLECLNNDTEESQRLLAMLTLFCDCSRHLITILDDIEVYEEQVSFKLEELVTISSFLNSFVFKMIWDGIVENAKGETLELFHSVHGWLMVLYERDCRRRFAPDDHWLRKDLKPCLLFQELEKDRKRAQLVLQYIPHVIPHKNRVLLFRNMVAKEKEKLGLVETSSASPHVTHITIRRSRMLEDGYEQLRQLSQNAMKGVIRVKFVNDLGVDEAGIDQDGVFKEFLEEIIKKVFDPALNLFKTTSGDERLYPSPTSYIHENYLQLFEFVGKMLGKAVYEGIVVDVPFASFFLSQLLGHHHSLFYSSVDELPSLDSEFYKNLTSIKRYDGDVSDLGLTLSYDEDVMGQLVCHELIPGGKTIPVTNENKISYIHLMAHFRMHTQIKSQASAFIGGFRSIIRPDWIRVFSAPELQRLISGDNAQIDLEDLKKHTVYYGGFHGSHRVILWLWDILANDFSPDERAMFLKFVTSCSRPPLLGFAYLKPPFSIRCVEVSDDQDTGDTLGSVLRGFFAIRKREPGGRLPTSSTCFNLLKLPNYAKKALLREKLRYALTMNTGFELS is encoded by the exons ATGTTTGGTGGACCTGCGTCGTCTTCTTCCTgtccttcctcctccacttcctcttcctgTACTTCGAAGAAGGCGGAGTTTTTGGACAAGGCCCGGCAGGCACGGGAGGAGCGTCGCGGGCAGAAGGAGCGGGAGAAGGCTGCCCTCCGCATACAGGCCCTCCTCCGGGGGCACGCCGCTCGACAGCGCCTCCGTACACACCTCCG GAAAGAAGTGGATGAATTCTTCCTCCCGGAGGAATCTGTGAATCCGAATAAGAAGACAGCGCTTTCCATCTTCAGGATTGCCAGGAAGCTCCTCTTCATCTTTCACCTGCAACACGACAAAGAG AGATTCGAAAAACTATGCCGCTGCATTTTGAACAGTATGGAGGCCGAGAACGAGCCCAAG GTGTGGTACGTGTCCTTGGCGCTCTCAAAGGACCTGACGCTCCTCTGGATCAAGCAGCTCAAGGACGTCCTGTGGCTTTGCTGCAACTTCCTGAAGATCCTCAAG CCAGACATCTTGCAAGATTCCAAGCTGGTCAACCTCCACCTCACGATGCTGGTGACCTTTACTGACCCTGCGACCTGGAAGATCCTGCGTGGAAAAG gGGAGGCCCTGCGCCCAGCCATGTCCCACATCTGCGCCAATGTGATGGGCCACCTCAACCAGAAGGGCTTCTACTCAGTGCTGCAGATCCTGCTGACCAGTGGTTTGGCCCGCTCCCGACCCTCCTTCTCCAAGGGCAGCCTGACCGCTGCCTTCTCCCTCGCCCTGCG GCCAGTGGTGGCGGCCCAGTTTTCAGACAACCTTCTTCGCTGTTTCTTGATCCACATCCTGTCGGTGCCGGCCATCGCCACCCACATCGCCACCCTGACCCCAGAG CGCCTGGTGGTCATTGAGTCCCATGACCTCCTGCGGAAATTCATCCTCTTCTTGAGCCGTGAAGAGCAGTGCAGAGATGTCTGCGTCTGTTTGGAAGGAAGCCACACGCTCTGTCTCCTGg GCAACCTAATCTACCTGGCCTCTTTGAATGACCGAGTCCTGGAGGAGGAGGCGGCCCACTTTGTGCGGGTCCTGACCTGGATGCTGTGCTATTGCCAGAAGTACGTCTCCCAGAAGAAGTCCAACCTCACCCATTGGCACCCGGTCCTGGGCTGGTTCTCCCAGGCGGTGGATTATGG ATTGAATGAATCGATGCCCCTCCTAACGAGGCAGTTGCAGCACCTGTGGGGTGTCCATCTGATTCGCATCCTCTTCAGTGACGTCCTCAGCAAGAAACTCCAGGAAAACCAAGATGGTGCCCGAACTCAAGCCCCGGCTGCTTCCCCGCAGAACAGCCTCCCCATGAAAA ACCTCTTCAAGAGGGCCTTCCAGAAGTCGGCCTCCGTCCGCCACATCCTGAAGCCTGTTGGCGGGAAACGGGTGGATTcggctgaagtccaaaaggtcTGCAGCATCTGTGTCCTCTACCAGATGGCCCTCACCACCCTGACCCAGATCCGCCTGCAGATCCTGACCG GCCTGACCTACTTGGATGACCTGCTCCCAAAGCTGTGGGCCTTCATCTGTGAGCTGGGGCCTCAGGGTGGCCTGAAGCTCTTCCTGGAGTGCCTGAACAATGACACGGAGGAGTCCCAGCGTCTACTGGCCATGCTCACCCTCTTCTGCGACTGCTCAAGGCACCTCATCAC GATCCTGGACGACATTGAGGTGTACGAAGAACAGGTCTCCTTCAAGCTGGAAGAGCTGGTCACCATCTCCTCCTTCCTCAATTCCTTCGTTTTCAAGATGATATGGGACGGCATTGTGG AGAATGCCAAAGGGGAGACCCTGGAACTCTTCCATTCAGTCCATGGGTGGCTGATGGTCCTCTATGAGCGCGACTGCCGGCGACGCTTCGCCCCGGACGACCATTGGCTGCGCAA GGACCTGAAGCCCTGCCTGCTGTTCCAGGAGCTGGAGAAGGACCGGAAGCGGGCCCAGCTGGTCCTCCAGTACATCCCCCACGTCATACCCCATAAGAAT AGGGTCCTCCTCTTCCGGAACATGGTtgccaaggagaaggagaaactcGGATTGGTTGAAACCAGCTCTGCCTCCCCACATGTCACCCACATCACCATTCGCCGCTCACGCATGCTGGAG GATGGCTATGAGCAGCTGCGCCAGTTATCACAGAACGCCATGAAGGGAGTCATCCGGGTCAAGTTCGTGAATGATCTTGGGGTTGACGAGGCCGGCATTGACCAAGATGGCGTTTTCAAGGAGTTCCTAGAGGAGATCATCAAGAAGGTCTTTGACCCCGCACTCAACCTCTTCAag ACTACCAGTGGTGATGAGAGGCTCTACCCGTCCCCGACGTCGTACATCCACGAGAATTACTTGCAGCTCTTTGAATTCGTGGGGAAGATGCTCGGGAAGGCCGTCTACGAG GGGATCGTGGTGGACGTGCCTTTTGCCTCCTTCTTCCTCAGCCAGCTGCTTGGCCACCATCACAGCCTCTTCTACAGCTCAGTCGATGAACTCCCTTCCCTGGATTCAGAATTCTACAAAAACCTCACCTCCATCAag cGTTATGACGGTGATGTCAGCGACTTGGGCCTGACGCTCTCTTATGATGAAGATGTCATGGGTcag CTCGTTTGCCACGAACTCATTCCAGGTGGGAAGACCATCCCCGTTACGAACGAGAACAA GATCAGCTACATCCACCTGATGGCACACTTCCGGATGCACACGCAGATCAAGAGCCAGGCATCCGCCTTCATTGGGGGCTTCCGCTCCATCATCCGCCCTGACTGGATCCGCGTCTTCTCTGCTCCTGAGCTCCAGCGTCTCATCTCCGGAGACAATGCACAGATCGACCTCGAGGACCTCAA gaagCACACAGTCTACTATGGGGGCTTCCACGGGAGCCACCGGGTCATCCTGTGGTTGTGGGACATCCTGGCCAATGACTTCTCTCCCGATGAAAGAGCCATGTTTCTCAAG TTTGTGACCAGCTGCTCCCGTCCACCGCTCCTGGGATTTGCCTACCTCAAGCCCCCTTTCTCCATCCGCTGTGTTGAAGTTTCAGATGATCAG GACACGGGGGACACACTGGGGAGCGTTTTGCGGGGCTTCTTTGCGATCCGAAAGCGGGAGCCAGGGGGCCGCCTGCCCACCTCCTCCACCTGCTTCAACCTGCTCAAGCTGCCCAACTATGCCAAGAAGGCCCTCCTCCGAGAGAAGCTGCGCTACGCCCTCACCATGAACACCGGCTTCGAGCTCTCCTGA